Proteins from a genomic interval of Caulobacter rhizosphaerae:
- a CDS encoding family 78 glycoside hydrolase catalytic domain yields the protein MLKLNRRSILLAGSLSSALGQASAAAPRAALQAVGLRTAMRSNPLGIDDPRPGLSWRLTGPAGTLQSAYQVIVASTLENVRANTADLWDSGRTPGAACTGVAYGGAALASRQRCFWRVRVWDGVGQVSDWSAPAAWEMGLLDDADWMGDWLAVESQVERDDREAGVRWVSGTTASRSQPCTFRLAFRSGGGEGLLTIIADGKLSKLALDGDPIVLPARGPNAYGDPPAIAFPLAVAPGGHVLTAEVVTKAGPSGSGTASIAAQLRIPSPDGGVTRVVDGWETRSGDQAPWGPASVPESQPHFPWPPTPARLLRRAFHLSGKPRGARLYVSALGGYRLWINGRRVGDDELQSEGSEYRRHVPYRTYDVTALLREGDNAMGALVGDGFYASYQAPDGRYAYGPAPRRLRLFIESRDAAGRIERVETDRDWRHAPSPILMSEIYAGEDQDLRLWPSRWAQPNFDDGDWSKVWTAPAPPAKPCAPLAEPIREVRVLKPVSIRRAGPGRHIIDFGQNFAGRVRLKIKGARGDRVIVRHAEILAADGELDRRNLRVARAEDRYVLGGGGVETLQPVFTYQGFRYAEVEGPAALTPDGVEGVVLSSNLPEIGVFRVGEPTIQKLWLDSLWSQRSNFMGVPTDCPQRDERLGWTGDAQVFWETAAFNMDVGGFTRSFTRILRDDQAANGAYPMWSPSPRGLGWNTTTATPGWADAGVMLPYVGYLHTGDRAVVDDNWSAMSAYLTGILAENPDGLWRAGRGADLGDWLALDAKQPGDETTPKDLIATAMLARSVDQLAQMAAWTGRSSDAERWRRQAQETRAAFARTFVRADGTVGNGSHTGYILALRLGLLPSDLRKPAGEKLAADIRRRGGLISTGFLGTPLALDALADVGETRLAFDLLLRTDYPSWGYMVRRGATTTWERWNSDTGDVSMNSFNHYALGAVCAFLYRRVAGIEPTAPGFSQFRVAPLIDRRIGSAGATLDCVRGRIETSWRVVGDRVSLTLQVPPNSRAEVSMPGLRRVVGAGHHQFEAPCP from the coding sequence ATGTTGAAGCTGAACCGTCGTTCCATCCTGCTGGCGGGGTCTCTGTCCAGCGCCCTTGGACAAGCCTCGGCGGCCGCGCCGCGCGCCGCGTTGCAAGCGGTCGGTCTCAGGACGGCCATGCGGTCCAACCCGCTGGGAATCGACGATCCGCGCCCTGGCCTTTCCTGGCGGCTGACCGGGCCGGCGGGGACCCTTCAGTCCGCCTATCAGGTCATCGTCGCCTCGACCTTGGAGAACGTGCGGGCGAACACCGCCGATCTCTGGGACAGCGGACGGACGCCGGGCGCGGCGTGCACCGGCGTCGCCTATGGCGGCGCGGCGCTGGCCTCGCGCCAGCGATGTTTCTGGCGCGTGCGGGTTTGGGACGGCGTCGGCCAGGTTTCGGACTGGAGCGCCCCGGCCGCCTGGGAGATGGGCCTGCTCGACGACGCCGACTGGATGGGGGACTGGCTGGCGGTCGAGAGCCAGGTCGAGCGGGACGATCGCGAGGCGGGCGTGCGATGGGTGAGCGGAACGACGGCTTCCCGCTCTCAGCCTTGCACCTTCCGCCTGGCCTTCCGATCGGGCGGCGGCGAAGGCCTGCTGACGATCATCGCGGACGGCAAACTCTCGAAATTGGCCCTCGACGGCGACCCAATCGTCCTGCCCGCGCGCGGTCCAAACGCCTATGGCGATCCGCCGGCGATCGCGTTTCCCCTGGCCGTGGCGCCCGGCGGCCATGTCCTGACGGCCGAGGTGGTGACCAAGGCCGGGCCCTCGGGCTCCGGGACCGCGTCGATCGCCGCCCAGCTCAGGATCCCCTCGCCCGACGGCGGCGTCACGCGCGTCGTCGACGGTTGGGAGACACGCTCGGGGGACCAGGCGCCCTGGGGGCCCGCGTCCGTGCCCGAATCTCAGCCGCACTTTCCCTGGCCGCCGACGCCGGCCCGCCTGCTGCGGCGCGCCTTTCATCTGTCCGGAAAGCCGCGGGGCGCGCGCCTCTACGTGTCCGCGCTCGGAGGCTATCGGCTGTGGATCAACGGCCGGCGGGTCGGAGACGACGAGCTCCAATCGGAAGGTTCCGAGTATCGTCGCCATGTGCCCTACCGCACCTATGACGTAACCGCCCTGCTGCGCGAAGGCGACAATGCGATGGGCGCCCTGGTCGGCGACGGATTCTACGCCAGCTACCAGGCGCCGGACGGCCGCTACGCCTATGGTCCGGCGCCGCGGCGTCTCCGCCTCTTCATCGAAAGCCGCGACGCAGCCGGAAGGATCGAGCGGGTCGAGACCGACCGGGACTGGCGCCACGCCCCCTCGCCGATCCTGATGTCCGAGATCTATGCGGGCGAGGACCAGGACCTTCGCCTCTGGCCATCGCGCTGGGCGCAGCCGAACTTCGACGACGGCGATTGGTCCAAGGTCTGGACCGCCCCCGCGCCGCCAGCCAAGCCCTGCGCCCCGCTGGCCGAGCCGATCCGCGAAGTCCGTGTGCTCAAACCCGTATCGATCCGCCGCGCCGGGCCAGGCCGGCACATCATCGATTTCGGTCAGAACTTCGCCGGGCGCGTCCGCCTGAAGATCAAGGGCGCCCGCGGCGATCGCGTGATCGTCCGCCATGCCGAGATCCTGGCCGCCGACGGCGAGCTGGACCGACGTAATCTTCGGGTCGCCCGGGCCGAGGACCGCTATGTGCTCGGCGGCGGCGGCGTCGAAACCCTCCAGCCCGTCTTCACCTATCAGGGCTTCCGCTACGCCGAGGTCGAAGGGCCGGCCGCGCTGACGCCCGACGGGGTCGAAGGCGTCGTCCTGTCGAGCAACTTGCCGGAGATCGGCGTGTTCCGCGTCGGCGAGCCGACGATCCAGAAGCTGTGGCTCGACTCGCTGTGGAGCCAGCGCTCCAACTTCATGGGCGTTCCCACCGACTGTCCCCAGCGCGACGAGCGGCTCGGCTGGACCGGCGACGCCCAGGTCTTCTGGGAGACGGCCGCCTTCAACATGGATGTCGGCGGCTTCACCCGGTCGTTCACGCGGATCCTTCGCGACGACCAGGCCGCCAACGGCGCCTATCCCATGTGGTCCCCCTCGCCGCGCGGTCTGGGATGGAACACGACAACCGCGACGCCTGGCTGGGCCGACGCCGGGGTGATGCTGCCCTATGTGGGCTATCTCCATACCGGCGATCGGGCGGTGGTCGACGACAACTGGTCGGCGATGAGCGCCTATCTGACGGGAATACTCGCCGAGAATCCCGACGGCCTCTGGCGGGCCGGACGCGGCGCCGATCTTGGCGACTGGCTGGCGCTCGACGCCAAGCAGCCGGGGGACGAGACCACGCCCAAGGACCTGATCGCGACGGCCATGCTGGCCCGGTCCGTGGATCAACTCGCCCAGATGGCCGCGTGGACAGGCCGATCCTCCGACGCCGAGCGGTGGCGCAGGCAAGCTCAGGAAACGCGCGCGGCCTTCGCCAGGACCTTTGTCCGGGCCGACGGGACGGTCGGCAACGGCAGTCACACCGGCTATATCCTGGCCCTGCGCCTAGGGCTGCTGCCCTCGGACCTGCGCAAGCCCGCCGGAGAGAAACTGGCCGCGGACATCCGGCGACGGGGCGGCCTGATCTCGACCGGTTTCCTGGGCACCCCGCTCGCCCTGGACGCCCTGGCCGACGTCGGCGAGACCCGTTTGGCGTTCGACCTGCTGCTCCGCACCGACTACCCCTCGTGGGGCTACATGGTTCGACGCGGCGCGACGACGACCTGGGAGCGCTGGAACAGCGACACCGGCGACGTCTCGATGAACTCCTTCAACCACTACGCCCTGGGTGCGGTCTGCGCCTTCCTCTACCGGCGAGTGGCGGGCATCGAGCCGACGGCGCCAGGCTTCAGCCAGTTCCGGGTCGCGCCCCTCATCGACCGCAGGATCGGGTCCGCTGGCGCGACGCTGGACTGCGTCCGCGGCCGGATCGAAACCAGCTGGCGGGTCGTGGGCGACCGGGTGAGCCTGACGCTGCAGGTTCCACCCAACAGCCGCGCGGAGGTATCGATGCCCGGGCTGAGGCGCGTGGTTGGAGCGGGCCATCATCAGTTCGAAGCCCCCTGCCCCTGA